Part of the Kamptonema formosum PCC 6407 genome, AATTGGCTTGAGAGAGGATGCCAAGATCGTCAATTTACGCTTTCCTCCTAATTCTTCTGTACTCATTTCTCCTTCAATCTCTAGCCAGCTATCTGCTGGAAATGCCGCTCGATCTTGTCCTGGTTGCAGTTTAACTGGCAATCCTATAGGGTAGGCATCAGCGGCGCAACAGGTAATCACAAAACGGGCAATCCAGATGTATTCCTTTGACAAGGAAGGGGGATGAATTACGAATCCTTGAACTTTGACTTTTTGACCTGTATATGAGTCTGGTTCGGGATTAAAATTTAACAGTCTTACCCATTCTATGAGCGATCTTTGTTCTGGTTTGGCGGCGTTGCGAAATTCTTGAGGCTGCATTCGCGTGACTGGTAAGGATTCAGTAATCCCTCGTTCTAAAGCTGTTTGGCTGCTAAATGTTCGCGGGGTGATGATGAAACCAATCAATGCGACGCTTAATAGTAATATGCTGCCCCAACCAGGAGGAAATAGAGTAATGTGTTGAACTTCTTCTATTCTGGCAGAATCAATTCCCGGCACTTGGCGTAAAATCTTTTTGCGTTCCTCAATCTGGAAAAGTTCGTAGCTTTTAAGACTGCCAACGACAATTAAGCCTATTCCTGCTGCTAAAGTTAGGCCAAAGTAATTAGGATGGATCAGAATGTTTAATTTGCCAGTAATCCAATATTTCAGCAGCAAGATTCCCCAGGCTAAGATGGCTAAGGCATCTAGCCAGGGGCCAATGCGTCGCAATAGTGAAGGTGGTGAGAGTCTAGCAGTCATTGGTAATTGTTAACGGTTAACGGTTAACTGTTAAC contains:
- a CDS encoding TIGR03943 family putative permease subunit; the encoded protein is MTARLSPPSLLRRIGPWLDALAILAWGILLLKYWITGKLNILIHPNYFGLTLAAGIGLIVVGSLKSYELFQIEERKKILRQVPGIDSARIEEVQHITLFPPGWGSILLLSVALIGFIITPRTFSSQTALERGITESLPVTRMQPQEFRNAAKPEQRSLIEWVRLLNFNPEPDSYTGQKVKVQGFVIHPPSLSKEYIWIARFVITCCAADAYPIGLPVKLQPGQDRAAFPADSWLEIEGEMSTEELGGKRKLTILASSLKPIPEPKNPYDY